One Gelria sp. Kuro-4 DNA segment encodes these proteins:
- a CDS encoding 2-dehydro-3-deoxygalactonokinase yields MKFCVIDCGTSTTRVLIGEGGMVLAKAALPVGVRSTAIRGDNAELKGAIAKCWRQALAAAKVSPNKIDAVLASGMITSNLGLVELPHLTAPVGLADLRRHLVERLFPDVLPLPIHFVRGVKNCVQENAPDGFALADFMRGEETQALGLLHLPAAEAPFSYVSLGSHTKIIGVDREGRIVGSVTTLCGELFAALRERTAIGASLPQGASIGPEDLNLQLAERGFETVQNYGLTRALFVPRLLDILFDTTPSDRLSFVEGALTAADFACFPLARKLGLPLERLLIAGHPLRTSLFTALLPRLPDPHPDVQFIDPSTLDHALLAAAAALTGAK; encoded by the coding sequence GTGAAGTTCTGTGTCATCGACTGCGGCACCAGTACAACGCGCGTCCTGATAGGGGAAGGCGGAATGGTTCTGGCCAAGGCCGCGCTCCCGGTAGGTGTACGCAGTACGGCCATCAGGGGTGACAACGCTGAGCTCAAGGGGGCCATAGCCAAGTGTTGGCGGCAGGCGCTCGCCGCGGCCAAAGTGAGCCCGAACAAGATCGACGCCGTGCTGGCCAGCGGGATGATAACCTCCAACCTGGGTTTGGTAGAACTGCCCCACCTCACCGCACCCGTCGGACTGGCCGACCTCCGGAGGCATCTCGTGGAGCGTCTCTTCCCCGACGTGCTCCCGCTTCCCATCCATTTCGTGCGCGGGGTCAAAAACTGCGTGCAGGAAAATGCACCAGACGGTTTCGCCCTGGCCGACTTCATGCGGGGAGAAGAAACCCAGGCGCTGGGGCTTCTACACCTGCCGGCTGCAGAAGCTCCGTTTTCTTATGTCAGTCTAGGTTCACACACGAAGATCATCGGTGTGGACAGGGAAGGGCGGATTGTCGGCAGCGTCACCACTTTGTGCGGCGAGCTTTTTGCCGCCCTGCGCGAGCGCACCGCCATCGGCGCCTCTCTACCACAGGGCGCGAGCATAGGACCGGAAGACCTCAACCTGCAACTGGCCGAACGAGGCTTCGAAACCGTTCAAAACTACGGCCTGACGCGCGCCTTGTTCGTCCCGCGCTTGCTCGACATCTTGTTTGACACCACTCCCAGCGACCGTCTGAGCTTCGTGGAGGGTGCCCTCACAGCCGCCGATTTTGCATGCTTTCCCTTGGCCCGCAAGCTTGGTCTCCCCCTGGAGCGGTTGCTCATTGCCGGACACCCACTCCGCACGAGCCTCTTCACCGCTCTTCTTCCTCGCCTGCCCGACCCCCATCCTGATGTGCAGTTCATTGATCCATCCACCCTGGACCACGCCCTTCTCGCCGCCGCCGCGGCCCTTACCGGCGCAAAATAA
- a CDS encoding LacI family DNA-binding transcriptional regulator, with amino-acid sequence MQVTIKEIAAAAGVSPSTVSRALGNKGYVKSETMERIRAAAAALGYRPNALARSLVRRKSNTIGLIIPEIENPFYSEIISGVERVATKRGYSIILVSGYSETGEAEVKTLLERQVDGIIHGGAYTTNTTIFRLKAEGFPVVLLGRRLPGVETDCVIVNDRLAAYQLTNHFIKLGHRRLGYIFGKDESTGSSEKFAGFRQALADAGIELEPQLVEKGNLQFEGGYRAAQKLLALSPRPTALIAGNDFMALGARQYVCEIGLRIPADVALGGFDDILWSSIQGVELTTVAVPRYKMGAMGAELLIKKIEKPGQGEVEQIVLEPKLIIRRSCGYQG; translated from the coding sequence ATGCAGGTGACCATCAAGGAAATCGCGGCGGCGGCAGGCGTTTCGCCTTCGACGGTCTCGCGTGCGCTGGGAAACAAGGGCTATGTGAAGTCCGAAACCATGGAAAGAATCCGTGCAGCAGCAGCGGCGCTGGGTTACCGACCCAACGCCCTGGCGCGCAGCCTGGTGCGCAGAAAAAGCAACACGATTGGTCTCATTATCCCTGAAATAGAGAACCCCTTTTACTCAGAGATCATCAGCGGCGTGGAAAGGGTAGCAACTAAGCGGGGATACAGCATCATACTCGTGAGCGGGTACTCGGAGACCGGTGAGGCCGAGGTGAAAACGTTGCTCGAGCGCCAGGTGGACGGCATCATCCACGGAGGTGCCTACACGACAAATACCACCATCTTTAGGCTCAAGGCCGAAGGTTTCCCAGTTGTGTTGCTGGGGCGGCGACTGCCAGGGGTAGAAACGGATTGTGTAATTGTCAATGACCGTCTGGCGGCCTATCAGTTGACAAACCACTTTATTAAGCTCGGTCATCGGCGCTTGGGGTACATTTTCGGTAAAGATGAGTCAACCGGAAGCTCAGAAAAGTTTGCCGGCTTTAGACAAGCGCTGGCTGATGCGGGGATAGAGCTGGAACCGCAGTTGGTGGAAAAAGGAAACCTGCAGTTTGAAGGGGGATATCGGGCCGCACAAAAGCTGCTTGCTCTTAGCCCGCGGCCGACGGCACTGATCGCTGGAAACGACTTTATGGCTTTGGGAGCGCGGCAATACGTATGTGAGATTGGTCTACGCATACCGGCCGACGTGGCCTTGGGAGGGTTTGATGATATCCTTTGGTCGTCCATTCAAGGTGTCGAGCTCACCACGGTAGCGGTGCCACGTTACAAAATGGGGGCCATGGGGGCTGAACTTTTGATCAAGAAGATCGAGAAACCTGGACAGGGTGAGGTGGAACAGATAGTCTTGGAACCTAAGCTGATCATACGGAGAAGCTGTGGCTACCAAGGGTGA
- a CDS encoding mandelate racemase/muconate lactonizing enzyme family protein: protein MRIRRIKPVKLRYTPEKGLADGLAPIASRDVFLVQIETDEGITGIGEGFALGSLHSMETILEETVAPLVVGEDPFATARLWEKVYHFTYRYGRRGIVMAVLSAVDIALWDIVGKATGTPVYKLLGGSCNRVPAYASGGYYMPGKGLAELAREARTYKELGFGAMKMKIGAASWQEDVARVQAVREAVGPEMKLAVDANNAYDLNAAVRMARLLEPFDLYFFEEPLSGDCLEDSVRLAETTDIPIAGYETELTRFALRDFITRRAVDIVQTDAIWAGGLTETRNIAVLASAWKMSCIPHFSAAAVSLAANLHLAAAMPNIPIIELTLDENPLRDELALEPIERVGGELLVPERPGLGIELNLDVVNKYLVQ, encoded by the coding sequence ATGAGAATCCGGAGGATTAAACCGGTCAAGCTCCGTTATACACCAGAGAAGGGGTTGGCTGACGGGCTGGCGCCCATAGCCAGCCGGGATGTCTTCCTCGTTCAGATAGAGACGGACGAAGGAATCACCGGCATAGGTGAAGGCTTTGCCCTGGGTTCGCTGCATTCTATGGAAACGATTTTAGAAGAGACGGTGGCTCCCCTCGTCGTCGGCGAGGATCCCTTCGCTACAGCCCGCCTTTGGGAGAAGGTCTACCATTTCACCTATCGGTATGGGCGGCGCGGTATTGTGATGGCGGTCTTGAGTGCGGTGGACATCGCTCTCTGGGACATCGTCGGTAAAGCGACGGGCACACCGGTGTACAAGCTGCTCGGGGGGAGCTGCAACCGCGTTCCTGCCTATGCCAGCGGCGGGTACTATATGCCGGGGAAAGGCTTGGCTGAGCTGGCCCGCGAAGCGCGGACGTACAAGGAATTGGGTTTCGGGGCCATGAAGATGAAGATCGGCGCCGCCTCTTGGCAGGAAGATGTGGCGCGGGTGCAGGCGGTGCGCGAGGCTGTGGGACCGGAGATGAAGCTGGCCGTGGATGCGAACAACGCCTACGACCTAAACGCGGCTGTGCGCATGGCCCGGCTGCTTGAGCCGTTCGATCTCTACTTCTTCGAGGAGCCGCTTTCCGGGGACTGCCTAGAGGACAGCGTCCGGCTGGCTGAAACCACAGACATCCCGATTGCCGGCTATGAAACAGAACTTACCCGCTTTGCGCTCAGGGATTTCATTACGCGGCGCGCGGTTGACATTGTGCAAACGGATGCCATCTGGGCGGGCGGGCTTACGGAAACGCGGAACATAGCTGTGCTGGCCTCGGCCTGGAAAATGTCCTGCATTCCGCATTTCTCGGCGGCGGCGGTGTCGCTGGCCGCGAACCTGCATCTGGCAGCCGCCATGCCCAATATACCCATTATTGAACTGACCTTGGATGAGAACCCACTCCGGGATGAACTGGCGCTGGAACCAATTGAGCGTGTGGGCGGTGAGCTCTTAGTGCCGGAGCGCCCTGGACTGGGGATTGAACTTAACTTGGACGTAGTCAACAAATACCTTGTTCAGTAA
- a CDS encoding mandelate racemase/muconate lactonizing enzyme family protein, with protein MKIADVKTYVLSAPLAEPFAFSQGWVRARSAMLTEVVTDDGVSGWGEALCQGLQPPQIAAAVVEHALKPLLLGRDPLDVEVLWDLMYNQTKDYGQKGAVIGGISSVDIALWDIIGQVHGVPVYKALGGAYRTCVKAYATGFYRRGEGTDLRGPWREEALGHIAAGFSGMKLKIGLGLKADIQNVAAVREAIGPEPLLMVDANHGYNLADARRLAQALAPYDITWFEEPIQPEDIDGYQELKRVSPIPLASGENEFTRIGFKEWIARRAVDIIQPNTCQAGGFTECRRISAMASAWGVSYNPHVWGTAVGLAAALQLLATLPPNPLSIYPNEPLLEFDRSLHPFRNDLVEEPFVAQQGCVAVPQGPGLGIRIRREVISRYLVQ; from the coding sequence ATGAAAATCGCGGACGTGAAGACCTATGTTCTTTCGGCGCCCTTGGCAGAACCTTTCGCTTTTTCGCAGGGTTGGGTGCGGGCCCGTTCAGCGATGCTTACCGAGGTCGTTACTGATGATGGGGTAAGCGGGTGGGGTGAGGCTCTTTGTCAAGGATTGCAGCCTCCGCAGATCGCCGCTGCTGTGGTGGAGCACGCCCTAAAGCCGCTCCTTCTGGGCAGAGATCCGCTCGATGTTGAGGTTTTGTGGGACCTTATGTACAACCAAACCAAGGACTATGGGCAAAAAGGTGCCGTAATTGGTGGCATCAGCAGTGTGGATATCGCCCTTTGGGACATCATCGGGCAGGTGCACGGTGTGCCGGTGTACAAAGCTCTGGGCGGTGCGTATCGGACCTGCGTTAAAGCCTATGCCACTGGGTTCTACCGCCGTGGTGAGGGGACGGACCTGCGCGGTCCCTGGCGTGAAGAGGCGTTGGGACACATTGCGGCCGGGTTTTCGGGCATGAAGCTTAAGATCGGGCTGGGGTTGAAAGCGGACATTCAGAACGTAGCCGCCGTACGTGAAGCCATAGGGCCGGAGCCGCTGCTCATGGTCGATGCCAACCACGGCTACAACCTGGCTGATGCCCGGCGACTTGCACAGGCTCTGGCTCCCTACGACATCACCTGGTTTGAAGAACCCATCCAACCGGAGGACATTGACGGCTACCAGGAGCTCAAGCGCGTCTCCCCCATCCCGCTGGCCTCTGGGGAAAACGAGTTTACTCGCATCGGCTTCAAGGAGTGGATTGCGCGGCGGGCGGTGGACATTATTCAACCTAACACCTGTCAGGCCGGCGGCTTCACCGAATGTCGGCGCATCTCAGCCATGGCCAGCGCCTGGGGCGTGTCCTACAACCCCCACGTGTGGGGAACTGCTGTCGGTTTAGCGGCAGCATTGCAGCTTCTGGCAACGTTACCACCCAATCCGCTTTCGATTTATCCTAACGAGCCCCTTCTGGAGTTTGACCGCTCGCTGCACCCGTTCCGGAACGATCTGGTAGAAGAACCCTTCGTGGCTCAACAGGGCTGCGTAGCGGTGCCGCAAGGACCGGGACTGGGTATCAGGATTAGGCGCGAGGTCATCTCACGGTATCTGGTGCAGTGA
- a CDS encoding TRAP transporter substrate-binding protein — MKKTRLTVGALLLVLSLVLAGCAGGGNGQGNTDTGSKAPVKIDLATIYDAKAPPTMGAAKFKELVEQRSNGAIKVNLFTNGALGSEKDTFNALSGNELQMILGGIQGVDQFAPQYMFITAPYLIKSWDHLRAILEGDLGQKMIQDLDKKNVHMLAVNYRGIRNTTSNKAFKKPDELKGLKLRLPEVASWVAAWKGLGAMPTPVALPELYGALQTKVVDASEGPYEQLATFKLYEVQKYIVQTQHVYEPCWLYISKSFLDSLPKEQQEIITSSAKEAMLYADQLAQEKAQEFLKELTDHGMQEIQPDLAAFQAAAKPMLDDMFKSTWTATTYDEVMQYSK, encoded by the coding sequence ATGAAAAAAACGCGGCTCACCGTAGGGGCGTTGCTACTAGTCCTCAGCTTGGTTCTAGCGGGCTGCGCCGGGGGCGGTAACGGACAAGGGAACACGGACACCGGCTCCAAAGCTCCGGTCAAGATCGACCTGGCTACTATTTATGACGCGAAGGCCCCACCCACAATGGGAGCGGCCAAGTTTAAAGAGCTGGTGGAGCAAAGAAGTAACGGTGCGATTAAGGTCAACCTGTTCACCAACGGGGCTCTCGGTTCAGAGAAAGATACCTTCAATGCTCTTTCCGGAAACGAACTCCAAATGATCTTGGGCGGGATTCAAGGTGTTGACCAGTTTGCCCCGCAGTACATGTTCATCACCGCCCCTTACTTGATCAAAAGCTGGGACCACCTGCGGGCTATTCTCGAGGGAGATCTAGGTCAAAAAATGATCCAAGACCTGGATAAAAAGAATGTGCACATGCTGGCGGTGAACTACCGCGGCATTCGCAACACCACCTCGAACAAAGCATTTAAGAAGCCGGATGAGCTGAAAGGTCTTAAGCTCCGCCTGCCGGAGGTAGCTTCCTGGGTGGCGGCGTGGAAAGGGCTTGGGGCGATGCCGACGCCGGTCGCGCTTCCGGAGCTGTACGGGGCGCTCCAGACCAAGGTGGTCGATGCTTCCGAAGGACCGTACGAGCAACTGGCAACCTTCAAGCTCTATGAGGTGCAAAAGTACATCGTGCAGACCCAACACGTGTACGAACCCTGCTGGCTGTATATCAGCAAGTCCTTCCTGGATTCTCTCCCGAAAGAGCAGCAGGAGATCATCACGAGCTCAGCCAAAGAGGCCATGCTCTACGCCGACCAGTTGGCTCAAGAGAAGGCCCAAGAGTTCTTAAAAGAACTGACTGACCATGGTATGCAGGAGATCCAACCCGACCTGGCCGCTTTCCAAGCTGCAGCGAAGCCGATGCTGGATGACATGTTCAAGAGCACCTGGACCGCCACCACGTACGATGAGGTCATGCAGTACTCGAAATAG
- a CDS encoding TRAP transporter small permease, whose translation MNAPVRILEKLLDGLTVLILILLVVLVALQVVFRFIGFAAPWTEEMARFAFVYITFLGAVLALKERSHIVIDVLVDRLPSTVRRTMGIVFGTVVAAFLLLVIWGSVITFKVNAQVTAASLPWFKMTYAYFAVLLGGILMLGYTIRDIVRLGRGKNHNTLSSGGENR comes from the coding sequence ATGAATGCGCCGGTGAGGATTCTAGAAAAACTCCTGGACGGCTTAACGGTGTTGATTCTTATTCTGTTGGTGGTTCTGGTGGCATTGCAGGTGGTGTTTCGTTTCATTGGCTTTGCTGCGCCCTGGACCGAGGAAATGGCCCGCTTTGCCTTTGTGTACATTACCTTTCTGGGGGCTGTTCTTGCCCTGAAAGAGCGGAGCCACATCGTTATTGACGTCCTCGTGGATCGCTTGCCCAGCACCGTGCGACGCACTATGGGTATTGTTTTTGGTACTGTGGTTGCTGCTTTTCTGTTATTGGTTATTTGGGGCAGCGTGATCACCTTCAAGGTTAATGCCCAAGTAACAGCGGCATCCCTGCCTTGGTTTAAAATGACCTATGCTTATTTTGCCGTACTTCTGGGCGGCATTCTGATGCTTGGGTATACAATAAGGGATATCGTTAGACTAGGCCGCGGCAAGAACCACAACACCCTCAGCTCTGGGGGTGAGAACAGATGA
- a CDS encoding TRAP transporter large permease, giving the protein MIGIVFIAVLVFLFLVGVPVAFSLGITSVILMYLQWGSVRLGSIPQMMFAGVNTFTILAVPLFLLAGKLMNVGGITTRLFRLARTLVGFLPGSLGHVVVVANVIFAGMSGTAVSDASGLGPIVIQAMRQSGFDTEFACAVTATASTIGPIIPPSLPMVIYGMMASTSVGALFIGGIIPGLLMAAIMMCVVAYYALKKHYPRDPFPTAGQLWEALKGGILPAVTPVIIIGGIYSGLFTPTEAAVVVVVYAFFLSTFVYREMTWPKLHQVLRETVRDSAAIGLILATATLYGNVIIRAQIPQMVLNAFTASIHSPLVMLLILNVFLFIVGCFMETISAITILMPIILPLLQSTGINPIHFGIIMVLNLMIGVLTPPFGLVLFVMSRIGGLPIDRLTRALMPWMGALLVALALVTIFPGITLFLPRLLGLGG; this is encoded by the coding sequence ATGATCGGAATTGTGTTTATTGCCGTATTGGTGTTCCTATTCTTGGTTGGGGTCCCGGTAGCCTTCAGTCTGGGGATAACGTCAGTCATTCTCATGTATTTACAGTGGGGCAGTGTCCGGCTGGGCTCTATTCCTCAGATGATGTTCGCCGGGGTCAACACCTTCACTATTCTGGCCGTGCCGCTTTTTCTCCTGGCGGGTAAACTGATGAACGTGGGCGGAATCACTACGCGTCTGTTTCGGCTGGCGCGTACGCTGGTGGGTTTTCTGCCGGGCAGCTTGGGCCACGTGGTGGTCGTGGCCAACGTTATCTTTGCCGGCATGTCGGGCACGGCCGTCTCAGATGCTTCGGGCCTGGGACCTATTGTGATTCAGGCCATGCGTCAGAGCGGCTTCGATACGGAGTTTGCCTGTGCAGTTACCGCCACCGCTTCCACCATCGGTCCGATCATTCCGCCCAGCCTGCCGATGGTGATCTATGGGATGATGGCTTCGACTTCGGTTGGGGCGCTTTTTATCGGCGGCATCATTCCCGGCCTGCTCATGGCGGCGATTATGATGTGCGTCGTCGCGTATTATGCTCTGAAGAAACACTATCCTCGTGATCCCTTTCCCACAGCAGGGCAGCTTTGGGAAGCGCTTAAGGGCGGTATCCTGCCTGCAGTCACCCCTGTCATCATCATCGGCGGCATCTACAGCGGCCTCTTCACCCCCACAGAGGCTGCGGTCGTAGTGGTGGTATACGCCTTCTTCCTCTCAACGTTTGTGTACAGGGAGATGACGTGGCCCAAGCTACACCAAGTCCTGCGCGAAACTGTGCGGGACAGTGCGGCCATCGGGCTTATCCTGGCGACGGCCACGCTTTACGGTAACGTTATCATCCGTGCGCAGATTCCCCAGATGGTTCTTAATGCCTTTACGGCTTCAATCCATTCTCCGCTCGTCATGCTGCTGATCTTGAATGTTTTCTTGTTTATAGTGGGCTGCTTCATGGAGACCATTTCCGCGATAACTATTCTTATGCCGATCATCCTGCCGCTTCTTCAGTCTACGGGGATAAACCCCATCCACTTCGGGATCATCATGGTGCTCAACCTGATGATCGGTGTTCTCACCCCGCCCTTCGGCCTGGTACTCTTTGTCATGTCCCGTATTGGCGGCCTGCCGATAGACCGGTTGACCCGGGCCCTGATGCCCTGGATGGGTGCGCTTTTGGTGGCGCTCGCTTTGGTGACGATCTTCCCCGGCATTACATTGTTTCTGCCGCGCCTGCTCGGGTTGGGCGGATGA
- a CDS encoding mandelate racemase/muconate lactonizing enzyme family protein — protein sequence MKITGVKAIPVSYPLVKPIWDAQHYIAARTAVLVRVETDAGLVGVGESACFGGPWETTATLVEKEIAPYYLGQDPFCVERLWDASYRGTIQHGRRGAVIAALSGVDIAVWDIVGKATGLALYKVLGGYAESIPAYASGGFYSDGKGPIELAQEVAGCLQQGFTAAKIKVGSLAWEEDLERVRAVRRAIGPHVPLMVDANSNWDVPTAQRAAHDLEEFNITWIEEPVCPDDVEGCARIAAGTRIPIAGFEQESTRFAFRNLICAKAVGIVQPDVTWAGGITECRRIAALAAAWNLPCVPHVFSTGVSLAANLHFIASIPNGRWLEYDCNPNPLREELIGGRLRIGPTGQVALPGGPGLGIELDEAILARYRLA from the coding sequence ATGAAGATAACCGGCGTCAAAGCCATTCCTGTTTCCTACCCCCTGGTCAAACCGATCTGGGATGCCCAGCACTATATTGCTGCGCGCACGGCGGTACTGGTGAGAGTGGAAACAGATGCAGGCCTGGTAGGTGTGGGCGAATCCGCCTGCTTTGGCGGTCCTTGGGAGACAACCGCCACCCTGGTAGAAAAAGAAATCGCTCCCTACTACTTGGGGCAAGACCCCTTTTGCGTAGAAAGACTGTGGGATGCCAGTTACCGGGGTACCATCCAGCACGGCCGGCGGGGTGCTGTAATCGCGGCGCTGAGCGGCGTAGACATCGCCGTCTGGGACATTGTCGGCAAGGCAACTGGGCTGGCGCTCTATAAGGTCTTGGGCGGGTACGCTGAGAGCATTCCGGCTTACGCAAGCGGGGGCTTTTACAGCGACGGTAAGGGTCCGATAGAACTGGCCCAGGAAGTGGCAGGCTGTCTGCAACAAGGATTTACGGCGGCGAAAATCAAGGTCGGGAGCCTTGCCTGGGAGGAAGACCTGGAGCGGGTTCGAGCTGTGCGCCGGGCGATCGGCCCGCATGTTCCGCTGATGGTGGATGCCAACAGCAACTGGGATGTACCCACGGCACAAAGGGCGGCGCATGATCTGGAAGAGTTCAACATCACCTGGATTGAGGAACCTGTGTGTCCGGACGATGTCGAGGGGTGCGCGCGCATCGCTGCCGGCACGCGCATTCCCATAGCCGGCTTTGAGCAGGAGAGCACGCGCTTTGCCTTCCGCAACCTCATCTGCGCCAAAGCGGTGGGCATTGTCCAGCCGGATGTCACGTGGGCGGGCGGCATCACCGAGTGCCGACGGATCGCGGCCCTGGCGGCCGCCTGGAACCTCCCGTGTGTGCCGCATGTCTTTTCGACCGGGGTCAGTCTGGCTGCCAACCTGCACTTCATCGCTTCCATTCCGAACGGGCGCTGGCTGGAATACGACTGCAATCCCAACCCATTGCGGGAGGAACTAATCGGCGGCCGCTTGCGCATAGGCCCCACCGGCCAAGTGGCACTGCCCGGCGGACCAGGTTTAGGGATAGAGCTGGATGAAGCGATACTGGCCCGGTACCGGCTGGCGTAG
- a CDS encoding dipeptidase, whose amino-acid sequence MASKHRLGTALVATLLVLVLIAPPALADCTTVLVGSKATIDGSLLVGHNEDNGGRIVMPQYYVPRMKHEPGEVIRFENGGTTPQVPETWAFLWSQTPGGSFSDFFVNEWGVVVCSDNCGPTREDTYEDLVARGDITDGGIGYHIRRIVAERARTAREGVEIAAKLVEEFGYIAPGRSYHIADGKEAWVLHLVRGKHYAAQRVPDDMAVVIPNHYVIREVNLKDKKNFIASPDIIDYAIERGWYDPKSGKPFDFAEAYSAPAQGKALERGYDTRQWIGQKLLTGKTPEGPLPFAVKPAEKVGVRDVMNILRNHYEGTPYDKTDGYKTSPHWTDERVICTSTTRESSVTQLRDNVPAALKAVCWRTSGRPDTSPYVPWYLGITAVPEGHFWAEPTVGGSLQFKPHAALYDYDRTKAWWTFQDLENIVDAQYGSVIGTVQKTWQDFEEEALAKQAEVEKEACRLLAKDEAAGRAYLTQYTNSLAQKAWQQAKELIGELPTMKVDIPREAVRLSETGTLQVNIISSGELSAKNIDPATLTLGPAYRNPNTWVPAKSSALKDVNGDGDPDLTLTFELPPLLKLISPACYTDLWLHGSTRAGAPIVGRDLVNFLE is encoded by the coding sequence ATGGCGAGCAAGCACAGGCTGGGAACGGCTCTCGTTGCAACCCTCTTGGTGTTGGTCCTCATCGCCCCACCCGCCCTGGCCGACTGCACCACAGTGCTTGTGGGAAGCAAGGCCACGATAGACGGCTCGCTTCTGGTCGGCCACAACGAGGACAACGGCGGTCGCATCGTCATGCCCCAGTACTATGTACCCCGTATGAAGCACGAGCCCGGCGAGGTGATCCGCTTTGAAAACGGCGGCACCACCCCCCAGGTGCCGGAAACCTGGGCCTTCCTCTGGTCGCAGACACCGGGCGGCTCCTTCAGCGACTTCTTCGTCAACGAGTGGGGCGTGGTGGTCTGCAGCGACAACTGCGGTCCTACCAGGGAAGACACGTATGAAGACCTCGTCGCACGCGGCGATATCACCGACGGCGGCATCGGTTACCACATCCGACGGATTGTAGCCGAACGCGCCCGCACCGCCCGCGAAGGCGTGGAAATCGCAGCCAAGCTGGTGGAAGAGTTCGGCTACATTGCGCCCGGCCGCTCCTACCACATCGCCGATGGCAAGGAGGCCTGGGTGCTCCACCTGGTCCGCGGCAAACACTACGCAGCCCAGCGGGTACCCGATGACATGGCCGTCGTCATTCCCAACCATTATGTCATCCGCGAAGTTAACCTCAAGGACAAGAAGAACTTCATCGCTTCCCCCGATATCATCGACTACGCCATCGAGCGCGGCTGGTACGACCCGAAGAGCGGCAAACCCTTTGATTTTGCCGAGGCCTACTCCGCTCCCGCCCAGGGTAAGGCGCTGGAACGCGGCTACGACACCCGCCAGTGGATCGGCCAGAAGCTGCTCACTGGCAAAACGCCCGAGGGTCCCCTCCCCTTCGCGGTCAAACCTGCTGAGAAAGTCGGCGTCCGTGACGTAATGAACATCCTGCGCAACCACTACGAGGGCACGCCCTACGACAAAACCGATGGCTACAAGACTTCGCCGCACTGGACGGACGAACGCGTCATCTGCACCAGCACCACGCGCGAAAGCTCCGTGACGCAGCTAAGAGATAACGTACCGGCCGCTCTCAAGGCTGTCTGCTGGCGCACCAGCGGTCGCCCGGACACCAGCCCCTATGTACCCTGGTACCTGGGCATCACCGCCGTGCCTGAAGGCCACTTCTGGGCCGAGCCCACTGTCGGTGGCTCCCTCCAGTTCAAGCCGCACGCCGCCCTTTATGATTACGACCGCACCAAGGCCTGGTGGACATTCCAGGATCTCGAAAACATCGTCGATGCCCAGTACGGTTCCGTCATCGGCACGGTACAAAAAACCTGGCAGGATTTCGAGGAAGAGGCCCTGGCCAAACAAGCGGAAGTGGAAAAGGAAGCCTGCCGCCTCTTGGCGAAGGACGAAGCCGCCGGCCGCGCCTACCTCACCCAGTACACCAACAGCCTGGCCCAAAAGGCCTGGCAGCAAGCCAAGGAACTCATCGGCGAACTCCCCACAATGAAAGTTGACATCCCGCGTGAAGCCGTGCGCCTGAGCGAGACCGGCACGCTGCAGGTGAATATCATCAGCTCCGGTGAACTTTCTGCCAAGAACATCGACCCCGCCACGCTCACCCTCGGCCCTGCCTACCGCAACCCCAACACCTGGGTACCGGCCAAGAGCAGCGCCCTCAAAGACGTCAACGGTGACGGCGACCCCGACCTCACCCTCACCTTCGAGCTCCCACCCCTCCTTAAACTCATTTCCCCCGCCTGCTACACCGACCTCTGGCTCCACGGCAGCACCAGAGCCGGCGCGCCCATCGTCGGACGCGATCTGGTGAACTTCCTGGAGTGA